A genome region from Syntrophorhabdus sp. includes the following:
- a CDS encoding Crp/Fnr family transcriptional regulator, translating to MKRYADNLRSVNLFADLKDNELETISRILYVNTYHRGQLIFQEGEDGNALFVVLKGRVKVCLYDEEGREYVLDVIGKDGFFGELALIDELPRSANAIAMEASDLLIVRRADFTKLLMENPSISVNILKVLAGRLRVADERIKWLAFLNVEGRILKYLLEIGSRLGIRMKDYIIIERGPSQIEIANSCGCSRETVSRMVSSLVKKGVISVRRRQYTLYPGTRTF from the coding sequence ATGAAGCGGTACGCGGACAACCTCAGAAGCGTCAACCTCTTTGCGGATCTCAAGGACAACGAACTGGAGACGATCTCCAGGATCCTTTACGTCAACACCTACCACAGGGGCCAGCTCATCTTCCAGGAGGGAGAGGACGGCAACGCCCTTTTCGTGGTTCTGAAAGGGCGGGTGAAGGTTTGCCTTTACGATGAGGAGGGACGGGAATACGTACTCGACGTCATCGGAAAGGACGGTTTCTTTGGTGAGCTCGCCCTGATCGACGAGCTCCCCCGTTCGGCGAACGCCATTGCCATGGAGGCGTCGGACCTCCTTATCGTGCGCAGGGCGGACTTCACGAAGCTTCTCATGGAAAACCCTTCCATTTCGGTCAACATACTGAAGGTCCTCGCCGGCAGGCTGAGGGTTGCCGACGAAAGGATCAAGTGGCTCGCCTTCCTCAATGTCGAAGGCCGCATCCTCAAATACCTCCTCGAGATCGGGTCTCGCCTCGGCATCAGGATGAAGGACTACATCATCATCGAGAGGGGCCCCTCGCAGATAGAGATAGCCAACTCCTGCGGCTGCTCCCGGGAAACGGTCTCCCGCATGGTCTCATCCCTTGTGAAGAAGGGCGTGATCAGCGTGAGGAGACGGCAGTACACGCTGTACCCGGGAACAAGAACCTTTTAG